The genomic region ATATTCCAGATACTCATCGACGAGAGTTTCTTCCATCTGAAACGTTTCTGCGATATGGGAGCGAAGATGGGTATTCTGGCCGTGCCTCGTGTGGTAATGAAAGAGTTGTACCAGATAGAGGATGTGACACAGTTCCTCAAAGACGGGATCAATGAAGAGCTTGCTGCCAAGGAGGAGTGTAAAAAACTTTCTGAAGCCGTGGCCAAAGACAGCGAAGAGCTGGCAAGATTCTTTGATTTCATCAATTATCAGGAGAATTACCATATTTCCCTCATGACGGATGCGCTGGCCTACTATGCAAAGGAAACGGATGCCTAAGCATTATACTTCGGTTATATCAACTCTTTTCGGGAAGTTCGCTTCAAAGAAGTTTCCCTCACCCATACAGTGCTTCATCAATACTGCCTATGTCAAACTGATGGGCCTGGATATGCATGAGTTCAGAGAACCATGCAGCTATGAAACACTCAATAAGCTTTTTACCAGGGCATTGGAAAAACCGCGCCCATTACCGGAAGATAAAGATCTGTTCATCTCCGGAGTAGATGCATTGATCACAGATGCAGGAACGATCAAAGAGGGGAAAGCCTATCAGATCAAAGGGATGAGTTACAGCATAGAGGAACTTTTCGGTACCTATCACCGGGAGGCTGCAGCAAAAGTGGAAGGAGGGGAGTTCATCAACTTCTACCTCTCTCCAAAGGATTATCACCGATATCATATACCGATGCGTCTAAAGGTGAATAGCCTGACACATATTCCCGGAAAGCATTATCCTGTGAATTTCCCTCTGCTTCGCAACAAGACGGATCTTTTCATAGAGAATGAAAGAGTGGTCATCGAGTGTGAGGACGAAAAGGGCAGGATGCAGGTACTGGTACTCGTTGCCGCACTCAATGTGGGCCAGATGGTCGTGACCTTTGAGGAAAAAGTGAGAACGAATTCCGAGATAAGAGAACCGGTCCATTATACTTACGAGGATCTATGGGTTGAGAGAGGGGAGTTCTACGGATGGTTCGAAATGGGCTCTACCATTCTTACTTTTTCTGAAAAAGGAAGTATAGCCCCTGAAGTAGCGATCAACCAGAAAGTATCGTTCGGTGATGTACTGGGTAAAGTATGTTAACCGGGTGTTGAAGGAGAAATAAAATGTTAATGGTCAAAGAGATACAGGAATACGCACAGATACGCACCAAAGCCAGAGCCTACCTCTGCTATATCATGAGCCGGAACATCTCTCAGAATATGGAGAGCAGTACCACCCTTGAAAGTGTTATCAAGAAGATAGAGAATCTGCTTGAAGCACTGCCGCAGAGTGAAGTGATCTATGCCATAGACGGTAATGGCATCCAGATGGTGGACAATATCTCCAAGAACCCCAAGCTCAGAGGATTTGGAAAAGGCGAAGACAGAAGTGACCGTGCCTATTACTACAAAACGCTGCAGGAACACCGCTGTATGCTGACCGACCCGTACCCTTCACTGGTCAGTAACGAACTGGTGGTCACAGCGACATTCCCGCTCTATGACAAAGATGACAACCTGCTGGCGATCATCTGTGTGGATATCACCTTGAAGAATATTTTAAAAATGGTACATCCCAGTTCGATCGATTCGAATTTCGGTACCTTGAGCAAATGGGTCTACACGGCATTTTCAGTAGCACTTTTTGCCGTTGCTTTGCTCCTCTTCCTCAAAGGGATCGCCGACTTCCTGCATTTCGGCGTGAACTTCGGTGATATCGATATCAATATGATCTTCAAGTCGACGATCCTGCTGACACTCTCTCTGGCGATCGTCGATCTGACCAAAGCGATCTTCGAAGAAGAGGTTTTGGGAAGGGTAAAGAAACGTGACAGTTCTGAGGACAGCCACCAGACGATGGTACGCTTTCTCGGTTCCATCATCATTGCACTCTCCATCGAGGCACTGATGCTGGTCTTCAAGTTCGCCTTGACCGATCCTGGGAAACTGCTCTACGCAGTCTATCTTCTTGGCGGTATCACCGCATTGATACTGGCACTTTCTGTCTATCTGAAGGTCAACCAGAAGAGTAAACAAGAGAGACAATGAATAAACCATTGATCATCTTCGATATGGACGGTACACTGGTGAACTCCTCTCTCACCATCGCCAATGCCATCAACTATGTACGCCAGAACCTTGGTTTTGAACCGATGGAACAGGCGTACATCCTCAAACGCGTCAATGACCATACACTCAATCCTGCACAGACCTTTTACCATACCAGACGCTTCGAGCAGGACCATGAGAAGTGGTTCTCGGAGTATTACACGAAGAATCACGAGAAGGAACTGGTACTGTATGACGGCATCAAAGAACTGCTTGAAGCACTGAAAGAAAAGGGGCATGCACTGGCGGTTGCTACCAATGCCTACAGGGGTTCCACCATCGAGTCCCTGACCCATCTTGGCATTTACGATCTTTTCAACAGTATCGCCTGTTACGATGATGTACTGCAGGGGAAACCCCATCCGGATATGATCTACAAGATACTCGACGAGTTGAACTATACGGAAAAAGAGGCGCTTTTCATCGGTGATGGTCCGCGCGATGAGATGGCAGCCAAAGCCGCAGGTGTCGACTACATAATGGTTGACTGGGGTTTTACCGACCATACCGATGCTGTAAGGTCGGTCGGGGCACTGCGAACGCTCCTGCTTCCCGATGAAGCAAAATAGGATAAAACGATGAAAAAATCACTACTGCTACTACTACTGCTTCAAGCAGTGCTTTTTGCGGCAACAGCAGATCCGCGGCTAATATCCTATCAGGAACGCTACAGTCTCTGTCACGGAAAGACAGACTACCAGATATCGGAATGTCTTCTCAACGGCAATTTGAACTATGCCAGGTTCAGAGGTGACAGAAGTGTTTTCCGAAAGATCAGTACTTCGCGTATCCGTAAGGCGGCACAGGAGGGAAGAGCGTATGAATTCACCATGCAACATATCCCCGAAACAAAGCGCTATACCGGACTGGTAGAATACCTTGACTATCTCTACAGTATCCGCGAGGCATATAGGACACCTGCGTTTGCCGGGGATGAAGATGACGATATCATGAAGATGAAACGCGTCTTCAACCTACTCCTTCTGACTGACCTGGAGGAGACGCCGGAGCGTACACCTGAGTTCGAAGCTGCACTGCTGGAGTTTCAGCGAAGGCAGGGACTGGCAGTGGACGGAAAGATAGGTCCACGAACGAAAAGAGCATTGAAACAGCCTATGAAGCGTATCATTACGAAGATCAAGAAGAACCTGACGATCGAGCGCATCATGAAGCCGAAGCCTTCAGAGTATATTCTGGTCAACATTCCGGAGTTTCGCATGCATTACTATAAGCATGGAGAAGAGATACTCAGCATGAAGGTGGTCGTGGGAAAACCAAAGATGCGTACGCCTATCTTCACCCAAAAGATGAAATTCATCGTGCTCAATCCTACCTGGAACGTGCCTCCCTCCATCTATGCCAAGGAGTATGCACATAAGTCACCGGCACAGCTGAGAAAACTCGGGCTGCATTACGGAAAGAACGGGAAACTCTATCAGCCGGCAGGCAGAAAGAATGCGCTGGGACTGGTAAAATTCCTTTTCCCCAACAAATTCAATGTCTATATGCATGACACACCGGCGAAGTCACTTTTTCAGCGAAGCCGTCGTGCCTATTCGCACGGATGTATCAGGCTGGAGAAGCCGATGGATCTGCTTCATAAACTGGGATACCGCTACAAACCCGGCAAGACGACATGGAAATCGCTTGAGAGAGAGATACCGGTTTTCGTCGAATACCATACTGTCTGGGTAGATGATGAAGGTGCGGTACAATTCAGGCCTGATATCTACGGGTACGAGAAGAAACTCTTCAGCAGGCCGGTCAGACGTACAGCGCCAGGGAAGGTTCATCCGGTCAAAAAGAAAGATATACTGAGTGACTTCTAAACGGAGACGCTTCAGTCGAGCGCTTCGATCTTTACATCCACTATCCATGGTTCATCATGGCTTCCATAAGCCACTACGGCCCGGTATCGCGGAGCAGTACACTTTTTTTGCCTCAGTAAAGATTTTTTTGATGTGAATGCATCGAACAGGTGACGGAATTCCAGAGGTACCTGTATCTCTCTGATACTCAAGGTGACGATACGGCCGT from Sulfurovum riftiae harbors:
- a CDS encoding HAD family hydrolase; translated protein: MNKPLIIFDMDGTLVNSSLTIANAINYVRQNLGFEPMEQAYILKRVNDHTLNPAQTFYHTRRFEQDHEKWFSEYYTKNHEKELVLYDGIKELLEALKEKGHALAVATNAYRGSTIESLTHLGIYDLFNSIACYDDVLQGKPHPDMIYKILDELNYTEKEALFIGDGPRDEMAAKAAGVDYIMVDWGFTDHTDAVRSVGALRTLLLPDEAK
- a CDS encoding PDC sensor domain-containing protein — translated: MLMVKEIQEYAQIRTKARAYLCYIMSRNISQNMESSTTLESVIKKIENLLEALPQSEVIYAIDGNGIQMVDNISKNPKLRGFGKGEDRSDRAYYYKTLQEHRCMLTDPYPSLVSNELVVTATFPLYDKDDNLLAIICVDITLKNILKMVHPSSIDSNFGTLSKWVYTAFSVALFAVALLLFLKGIADFLHFGVNFGDIDINMIFKSTILLTLSLAIVDLTKAIFEEEVLGRVKKRDSSEDSHQTMVRFLGSIIIALSIEALMLVFKFALTDPGKLLYAVYLLGGITALILALSVYLKVNQKSKQERQ
- a CDS encoding L,D-transpeptidase family protein, producing MKKSLLLLLLLQAVLFAATADPRLISYQERYSLCHGKTDYQISECLLNGNLNYARFRGDRSVFRKISTSRIRKAAQEGRAYEFTMQHIPETKRYTGLVEYLDYLYSIREAYRTPAFAGDEDDDIMKMKRVFNLLLLTDLEETPERTPEFEAALLEFQRRQGLAVDGKIGPRTKRALKQPMKRIITKIKKNLTIERIMKPKPSEYILVNIPEFRMHYYKHGEEILSMKVVVGKPKMRTPIFTQKMKFIVLNPTWNVPPSIYAKEYAHKSPAQLRKLGLHYGKNGKLYQPAGRKNALGLVKFLFPNKFNVYMHDTPAKSLFQRSRRAYSHGCIRLEKPMDLLHKLGYRYKPGKTTWKSLEREIPVFVEYHTVWVDDEGAVQFRPDIYGYEKKLFSRPVRRTAPGKVHPVKKKDILSDF
- a CDS encoding phosphatidylserine decarboxylase, whose product is MPKHYTSVISTLFGKFASKKFPSPIQCFINTAYVKLMGLDMHEFREPCSYETLNKLFTRALEKPRPLPEDKDLFISGVDALITDAGTIKEGKAYQIKGMSYSIEELFGTYHREAAAKVEGGEFINFYLSPKDYHRYHIPMRLKVNSLTHIPGKHYPVNFPLLRNKTDLFIENERVVIECEDEKGRMQVLVLVAALNVGQMVVTFEEKVRTNSEIREPVHYTYEDLWVERGEFYGWFEMGSTILTFSEKGSIAPEVAINQKVSFGDVLGKVC